A stretch of Telopea speciosissima isolate NSW1024214 ecotype Mountain lineage chromosome 11, Tspe_v1, whole genome shotgun sequence DNA encodes these proteins:
- the LOC122644878 gene encoding uncharacterized protein LOC122644878 encodes MTKGEQALNEREIELQEQMQEVLKKGPRSGQEIQFMTDLAFIDVFRLERLPKGFKMPPIEQYNGKADPVDHLETFKSLMYLQGASDTIMCKAFPSTLKGSARQWFSHLKPLSLSKFIDLGRAFLTNFMSSRIHKTTAANLLAIRQQAREIIREFLTRFNKEALEVRDLDLMVKFQALSSGIRDRKLKESLIMEEPVDMCDLYSRCEKHINLAEVLTVEQERELRIERKGQDRKEPPVSKNKPKENREQREGKRRRDDRAWVSRSDVKPELAYTPLTHRRAYILNEVKDRLTIHWPTKMVKPASEHNKNKYCKFHQDHGHDTEECR; translated from the coding sequence ATGACGAAGGGAGAGCAGGCTCTGAAcgagagagaaatagaattgCAGGAACAAATGCAGGAAGTTCTGAAGAAAGGTCCTAGATCAGGTCAGGAAATACAATTCATGACGGATCTGGCCTTTATAGATGTGTTCAGATTGGAGCGGTTACCAAAAGGTTTCAAGATGCCTCCAATAGAGCAGTACAACGGGAAGGCAGATCCAGTAGATCACCTAGAGACATTCAAGTCTCTGATGTACTTGCAAGGAGCCTCTGACACAATCATGTGCAAAGCATTTCCGTCAACATTGAAAGGATCGGCGAGGCAGTGGTTCTCTCACCTTAAGCCACTGTCCCTTTCTAAATTTATAGATCTAGGGAGAGCTTTCCTGACCAACTTTATGAGCAGCAGAATCCATAAAACGACTGCAGCAAATCTATTGGCCATTAGACAACAAGCTAGAGAGATAATCAGAGAATTCCTCACTAGATTCAACAAGGAGGCTTTGGAAGTGCGAGATTTGGATCTAATGGTGAAGTTCCAAGCTCTCAGCAGTGGAATCAGAGATAGGAAACTGAAGGAATCTCTGATCATGGAAGAACCAGTAGACATGTGTGACCTCTATTCACGTTGTGAGAAACACATCAACTTGGCAGAGGTTCTCACTGTAGAGCAAGAAAGAGAATTAAGAATCGAGAGGAAAGGTCAAGACAGGAAAGAACCACCAGTTAGCAAAAACAAACCAAAAGAGAACAGGGagcagagagagggaaagagaagaagagatgatcgaGCCTGGGTTTCGAGGAGTGATGTGAAGCCAGAACTAGCGTACACACCGCTCACGCACAGGCGAGCATACATATTGAATGAAGTCAAAGACCGGTTGACCATACATTGGCCGACCAAGATGGTGAAGCCTGCTAGCGAACACAATAAAAACAAGTACTGCAAGTTTCATCAAGACCATGGCCATGATACTGAAGAGTGTAGATAG